In Actinoplanes sp. NBC_00393, a single genomic region encodes these proteins:
- a CDS encoding DUF4839 domain-containing protein, which yields MKKRAALVVTVLALLVGCEAPNADPTATESGSVTAEPVAAGTGTTKAEPTATKTEKTPAPAPTTITVENSPDFAALLAGPPHGKTVEAAVEKFLMKTVEFDGFVSDIYINPREAHGESTIDVRAGNASDKKHTGPVFQLKWFGHDTPMEKLKKGTNVHVKATAGVMYEFEPFQYYLVDEDSDDTSSPLTKR from the coding sequence ATGAAGAAGAGGGCCGCGCTGGTGGTAACCGTGCTCGCACTGCTCGTCGGCTGCGAGGCACCGAACGCCGACCCTACGGCTACGGAATCTGGGTCGGTCACGGCTGAACCGGTGGCTGCGGGAACCGGGACAACCAAGGCCGAACCGACAGCCACGAAGACGGAGAAGACGCCGGCGCCAGCACCGACGACCATCACGGTCGAGAACAGCCCCGACTTCGCAGCTCTGCTGGCAGGACCGCCGCACGGGAAAACCGTCGAGGCAGCCGTTGAAAAGTTCCTGATGAAGACCGTCGAGTTCGACGGGTTCGTTTCAGACATCTACATCAACCCCCGCGAGGCCCACGGCGAATCGACCATCGACGTGCGGGCGGGCAACGCGTCCGACAAGAAGCACACAGGCCCGGTGTTCCAGCTCAAGTGGTTCGGCCACGACACCCCGATGGAGAAGCTGAAGAAAGGCACGAACGTGCACGTGAAAGCCACGGCCGGAGTCATGTACGAGTTCGAGCCGTTCCAGTACTACCTGGTCGACGAAGACTCGGACGATACGTCATCCCCGCTGACCAAGCGATGA
- a CDS encoding LysR family transcriptional regulator: MLDVRRLRLLHDLNRLGTIAAVAEARAYTPSAVSQQLAVLEREAGVALLERTGRSVALTPAGRVLVRHAETVLGALEEATAAVAAVRTGPAGPVRIGAFPSAMRALLPRALVMLGRQHPALELTLIELDPAAVPAALHDRSLDVGLLHDYDVVPAEVDPALDWVPALQEKVFLAEPSTTATGDVAATATTDWILATPGTLCHEVMIRVCRAAGFAPRGRHHADDFAAILALVAAGQGVALVPELAAASAPTGVHLTALDSRRRTRIAFRRGAASHPAVAAVVTALTVIAREHAMSGEG; the protein is encoded by the coding sequence ATGCTCGACGTCCGCCGGCTACGGCTTCTGCATGATCTGAACCGTCTTGGCACCATCGCCGCGGTAGCCGAGGCCCGGGCGTATACGCCATCAGCCGTCTCACAACAGCTTGCCGTCCTGGAACGCGAAGCCGGTGTGGCGCTGCTGGAACGCACCGGCAGGAGCGTTGCGCTCACGCCCGCCGGGCGGGTTCTCGTTCGGCACGCCGAGACAGTCCTCGGGGCGTTGGAGGAGGCGACCGCAGCGGTCGCCGCCGTGCGCACCGGCCCTGCCGGTCCAGTCCGCATCGGTGCGTTCCCGAGCGCGATGCGGGCGCTGCTTCCGCGGGCGCTGGTCATGCTGGGTCGGCAGCATCCCGCGCTGGAGTTGACGCTCATCGAGCTCGACCCTGCTGCCGTGCCGGCGGCCTTGCATGACCGCAGCCTCGATGTCGGACTGCTACACGACTACGACGTCGTGCCGGCCGAGGTGGACCCGGCATTGGACTGGGTTCCGGCGCTGCAGGAGAAGGTCTTTCTCGCCGAGCCCTCGACCACCGCAACCGGCGATGTGGCGGCGACCGCCACCACGGACTGGATTCTGGCCACGCCAGGAACCCTCTGCCACGAGGTCATGATCCGGGTCTGCCGCGCGGCGGGGTTCGCGCCGCGAGGCCGTCACCATGCCGATGATTTCGCCGCCATCCTCGCGTTGGTCGCGGCGGGCCAGGGTGTCGCCTTGGTGCCCGAGCTCGCTGCCGCCAGCGCGCCGACAGGTGTGCATCTGACTGCCCTCGACAGCCGTCGTCGCACCAGGATCGCCTTCCGTCGGGGCGCGGCGAGCCATCCCGCCGTCGCCGCGGTGGTCACCGCCCTCACCGTGATCGCGCGCGAACATGCGATGTCCGGCGAGGGCTGA
- a CDS encoding dihydrodipicolinate synthase family protein, translating into MEGVYVPLITPFSEDGAPALGVLEKLAVECLHAGATGLVALGTTGEPASLSDAEREAVLDVVAGVCRDTGAPLLVGANTPGRLAAVPTGAAAALTLVPPFLRPGEDGVVAYFEALAAVSPVPLVVYHVPYRTGQPLTAATLRRLAAIEQVIGVKYATGAVDAEAVALLADPPPGFAVLCGDDTMLSPMLALGASGGILASAHLQTAAFVQLVAAWRAGDVARARPLGRRLARLSAAVFAEPNPTVVKAALHAAGRIPTPDVRLPLLPASTAAVDEVAPYLYGSLLE; encoded by the coding sequence ATGGAAGGTGTCTACGTACCGCTGATCACTCCCTTTTCCGAGGATGGGGCGCCGGCTCTGGGCGTACTCGAGAAGTTGGCCGTCGAATGTCTGCACGCCGGCGCGACCGGGCTGGTGGCGCTGGGCACCACCGGCGAGCCGGCGTCGCTCAGCGACGCCGAGCGTGAAGCTGTCCTGGACGTGGTGGCGGGGGTGTGCCGCGATACCGGCGCGCCGTTGCTGGTCGGCGCGAACACGCCCGGCCGGTTGGCTGCCGTGCCGACCGGCGCGGCGGCGGCGCTGACGCTGGTGCCGCCGTTCCTGCGGCCCGGCGAGGACGGCGTGGTGGCGTACTTCGAGGCCCTCGCCGCGGTGAGCCCGGTGCCGCTGGTGGTGTATCACGTGCCGTACCGCACCGGGCAGCCGCTGACCGCGGCCACGCTGCGCCGGCTCGCCGCGATCGAGCAGGTGATCGGTGTCAAGTACGCGACCGGCGCGGTCGACGCTGAGGCGGTGGCGCTGCTGGCCGATCCGCCGCCTGGTTTCGCTGTGCTGTGCGGCGACGACACGATGCTGTCGCCGATGCTGGCGCTCGGCGCGAGCGGTGGCATCCTCGCCTCCGCGCACCTGCAGACTGCGGCGTTCGTGCAGCTGGTGGCGGCCTGGCGGGCCGGTGATGTCGCCCGGGCGCGGCCGTTGGGGCGGCGGCTGGCGCGGCTGTCCGCTGCGGTGTTCGCCGAGCCCAACCCCACGGTGGTCAAGGCGGCGCTGCACGCGGCGGGCCGCATACCGACCCCCGATGTACGCCTACCGCTGCTCCCCGCATCGACAGCCGCCGTTGACGAGGTTGCGCCGTACCTCTACGGTTCATTACTAGAGTAA
- a CDS encoding GntR family transcriptional regulator: MFDDRSPIYRQIAEQIKGDVLRGVLKADEQVMSTTQYAAYYRINPATAAKAFQQLVDDGVIYKRRGVGMFVAEGAQQQLRAQRRERFFADVLEPMIAEARALDIALADIVTRIQQLDEPGDAR, from the coding sequence ATGTTCGACGACCGCAGCCCGATCTACCGGCAGATCGCCGAGCAGATCAAGGGCGACGTGCTCCGCGGCGTGCTCAAGGCCGACGAGCAGGTGATGTCCACGACGCAGTACGCGGCGTACTACCGGATCAACCCGGCCACCGCCGCCAAGGCGTTCCAGCAGCTCGTCGACGACGGCGTGATCTACAAGCGGCGCGGCGTCGGCATGTTCGTCGCCGAGGGCGCGCAGCAGCAGCTGCGCGCCCAGCGCCGTGAGCGGTTCTTCGCCGACGTGCTCGAGCCGATGATCGCCGAGGCCCGGGCGCTGGACATCGCGCTCGCCGACATCGTGACCCGCATCCAGCAGCTCGACGAACCGGGGGACGCCCGATGA
- a CDS encoding ABC transporter ATP-binding protein, with protein MTLSIQTANLQLRYGDTHAVDDVSLDLPGGKIYGLLGRNGAGKTSLLAALAGFRKPFAGTVHVGGEPVFENLRNTTRICLIREDGGVGDPTDNLADVLSMARMLRPSWDDKYADELMDRFALPRKKTISALSRGQRSAFGVVVGLASRAELTMFDEAHLGMDAPTRQLFLDEVLREYVARHRTFVISTHLIEEQSPIFERVLILHEGTLLLHEDLDELRARGVSVTGPAGIVDDFVFGLTVLGEERLGPTKRAMIYGALGEDSLRAARAHGLELGPVAVQDLFIHLTGGAR; from the coding sequence ATGACGCTCTCGATCCAGACAGCCAACCTCCAGCTGCGCTACGGCGACACGCACGCGGTCGACGACGTCAGCCTCGACCTGCCCGGCGGCAAGATCTACGGGCTGCTCGGGCGCAACGGCGCCGGCAAGACCAGCCTGCTCGCCGCCCTCGCCGGGTTCCGCAAGCCGTTCGCCGGCACCGTCCACGTCGGCGGTGAGCCGGTCTTCGAGAACCTGCGCAACACCACCCGGATCTGCCTGATCCGCGAGGACGGCGGCGTCGGCGACCCCACCGACAACCTGGCCGACGTGCTGAGCATGGCCCGGATGCTGCGGCCCAGCTGGGACGACAAGTACGCCGACGAGCTGATGGACCGCTTCGCCCTGCCCCGCAAGAAGACGATCAGCGCGCTGTCACGGGGGCAGCGGTCCGCGTTCGGCGTCGTCGTCGGCCTGGCGTCGCGCGCCGAGCTGACCATGTTCGACGAGGCGCACCTGGGCATGGACGCCCCGACCCGGCAGCTGTTCCTCGACGAGGTGCTGCGCGAGTACGTGGCCCGGCACCGCACCTTCGTGATCTCCACCCACCTGATCGAGGAGCAGAGCCCGATCTTCGAGCGGGTGCTGATCCTGCACGAGGGCACCCTGCTACTGCACGAGGACCTCGACGAGCTGCGCGCCCGCGGGGTGTCGGTGACCGGGCCGGCCGGCATCGTCGACGACTTCGTCTTCGGCCTCACCGTGCTCGGCGAGGAACGGCTCGGCCCGACCAAACGCGCCATGATCTACGGCGCGCTCGGCGAGGACAGCCTGCGCGCCGCCCGCGCCCACGGCCTGGAACTCGGGCCGGTCGCCGTGCAGGACCTGTTCATCCACCTGACGGGAGGCGCCCGATGA
- a CDS encoding sugar nucleotide-binding protein: MTRVLITGATGSLGRRVLARAAAAGLQPVGASFRSGPADVRMDIRDPGEVRRVLGEVRPEVIIHTAAGRDRGDWPATADGAAHVAVAAADLGVRLVHVSSDAIFSGRAVDYDEQALPDPVYAYGAAKAAAETAVRAVLPSAAVVRTSLILGDGNGAHEILTHDLIAGRVRGALFTDEIRKPVHVDDLADALLELAAGDYRGVLNVAGTDAISRYDLGVLVARRDGLDPAAIPAASLAALGLSRPADLRLSTERAEQVLTVRLRGARTFLKPVLSSAGAVDTGPRD, encoded by the coding sequence GTGACACGCGTACTGATCACCGGCGCCACCGGTTCCCTGGGCCGCCGCGTCCTGGCCCGCGCGGCGGCCGCCGGCCTGCAGCCGGTCGGCGCCTCGTTCCGGTCCGGGCCGGCGGACGTGCGGATGGACATCCGCGATCCGGGCGAGGTGCGGCGGGTGCTGGGCGAGGTGCGGCCCGAGGTGATCATTCACACCGCGGCGGGCCGCGACCGGGGCGATTGGCCGGCCACTGCGGACGGCGCGGCCCACGTCGCGGTCGCGGCCGCAGATCTCGGGGTACGCCTGGTGCACGTCTCCAGCGACGCGATCTTCTCCGGCCGCGCCGTGGACTACGACGAGCAGGCCCTGCCCGACCCGGTGTACGCGTACGGCGCGGCGAAAGCGGCCGCCGAGACCGCGGTGCGCGCTGTGCTGCCGTCGGCGGCTGTCGTGCGTACCTCGCTGATCCTCGGCGACGGCAACGGCGCCCACGAGATCCTCACCCACGACCTGATCGCCGGCAGGGTCCGGGGCGCCCTGTTCACCGACGAGATCCGCAAACCGGTGCACGTCGACGACCTGGCCGACGCGCTGCTCGAGCTCGCGGCCGGTGACTACCGCGGGGTGCTCAACGTCGCCGGAACGGATGCGATCAGCCGCTACGACCTGGGCGTTCTCGTCGCCCGCCGCGACGGCCTGGACCCGGCCGCGATCCCCGCGGCCAGCCTGGCGGCGCTCGGCCTGAGCCGGCCCGCCGACCTGCGGCTGAGCACCGAGCGGGCCGAGCAGGTGCTGACCGTGCGGCTGCGCGGCGCCCGTACGTTCCTAAAACCGGTTTTGTCTTCGGCGGGCGCTGTCGATACTGGGCCGCGTGACTGA
- a CDS encoding DUF6204 family protein → MTELRTIRVTVRGSFDNLTDAQKAELIAAGDQHADILAVAYTEEGHLTYDLKARPFFTFRFAEQVAEEKDIPQVTARAEAKAAAWMTERGYGFKRITSQTVDMSEVPLGPRGRRQQ, encoded by the coding sequence GTGACTGAGCTACGCACGATCCGCGTGACCGTACGCGGATCCTTCGACAACCTCACCGACGCCCAGAAGGCCGAGCTGATCGCCGCCGGTGACCAGCACGCCGACATCCTCGCGGTCGCCTACACCGAGGAAGGGCACCTGACCTACGACCTGAAGGCGCGGCCGTTCTTCACGTTCCGCTTCGCCGAGCAGGTCGCCGAGGAGAAGGACATCCCGCAGGTCACCGCCCGCGCCGAGGCGAAGGCCGCGGCCTGGATGACCGAGCGGGGGTACGGCTTCAAGCGCATCACCTCGCAGACGGTGGACATGTCGGAGGTGCCGCTGGGCCCGCGCGGACGCCGCCAGCAGTAA
- a CDS encoding Clp protease N-terminal domain-containing protein, producing MTDIVPPVRLDDLIAAITSQRPDDPLERLTQAVILGDHLGELADHLIGHFVDQARRSGASWTDIGRSMGVTKQAAQKRFVPKDQGFERFSDDARATVVFSMNHAKTLGHTEILPGHLILGLLDRPDSLAARAITAHGLEADAVRAAVTAALPPPAGTDVPTLVPYDARSRKALELTFREALRLSHDAVGTGHLLLALLEEDPDGVLSSLGLTKETVEQTVIAGPQENLS from the coding sequence ATGACCGACATCGTGCCTCCCGTGCGCCTCGACGACCTCATCGCGGCGATCACCAGCCAGCGGCCCGACGACCCGCTGGAGCGGCTCACCCAGGCCGTCATCCTCGGCGACCACCTGGGTGAGCTCGCCGACCACCTGATCGGCCACTTCGTCGACCAGGCCCGCCGCTCCGGCGCGTCGTGGACCGACATCGGCCGGAGCATGGGGGTCACCAAGCAGGCCGCCCAGAAACGGTTCGTGCCGAAGGACCAGGGCTTCGAGCGGTTCTCCGACGACGCCCGCGCCACCGTGGTCTTCTCGATGAACCACGCCAAGACGCTCGGCCACACCGAGATCCTGCCCGGACACCTGATCCTCGGGCTGCTGGACCGCCCCGACAGCCTCGCCGCGCGGGCGATCACCGCCCACGGCCTGGAGGCCGACGCGGTCCGGGCCGCGGTCACCGCCGCGCTGCCGCCGCCGGCCGGCACCGACGTGCCGACCCTGGTGCCGTACGACGCGCGCAGCCGCAAAGCCCTCGAACTCACCTTCCGCGAGGCGCTGCGCCTGTCGCACGACGCCGTCGGCACCGGCCACCTGCTGCTCGCCCTGCTGGAGGAGGACCCGGACGGCGTGCTCAGCAGCCTCGGCCTCACCAAGGAGACCGTCGAGCAGACCGTGATCGCCGGCCCGCAGGAGAACCTGTCTTGA
- a CDS encoding MerR family transcriptional regulator, whose translation MDTDAKVWRVGELARATGVTTRALHHYDRLGLLTPSSRTAGGHRCYTATDVRRLHVVLALRGFGLGLAEIRRTLDEDAGDPRAVMRRQLDAADEQIRRTTRLRSRLLGVLGALDRMAEPSVAEFITLIEEMIAVQAPLTEEQFAELARRRTEAAAALSDEERAEMARHRQEAMAALTPEQLAGMQAERARWRPDPSRKPA comes from the coding sequence ATGGACACCGATGCGAAGGTGTGGCGGGTCGGCGAGCTGGCCCGGGCGACCGGGGTGACCACCCGCGCCCTGCACCACTACGACCGGCTGGGCCTGCTCACCCCGTCGTCGCGGACGGCCGGCGGGCACCGCTGCTACACCGCCACCGACGTGCGCCGGCTGCACGTCGTGCTGGCGCTGCGCGGCTTCGGGCTGGGCCTCGCCGAGATCCGTCGCACCCTCGACGAGGACGCCGGCGACCCGCGCGCGGTGATGCGCCGCCAGCTGGACGCCGCCGACGAGCAGATCCGCCGCACGACGCGGCTGCGCTCCCGGCTGCTCGGTGTCCTCGGCGCGCTCGACCGGATGGCCGAGCCGTCGGTGGCCGAGTTCATCACACTGATCGAGGAGATGATCGCCGTGCAGGCACCGCTGACCGAAGAACAGTTCGCCGAGCTGGCCAGGCGGCGTACCGAGGCCGCCGCCGCCCTCAGCGACGAGGAACGCGCCGAGATGGCCCGCCACCGCCAGGAGGCGATGGCCGCCCTGACCCCGGAACAGCTCGCCGGCATGCAGGCCGAACGCGCCCGCTGGCGACCCGACCCCTCCCGCAAACCCGCCTGA
- a CDS encoding 2'-5' RNA ligase family protein codes for MEPTQSALAVLVPEAEPAVAELRQRLDRSAPRGVPAHVTVLFPFLPPNELTAQVQAGIRHVVAGVPRFFLTLDRVCWFGERVVWLSPSPDEPFRELTHRLAGRFPRAQPYGGQFTDVVPHLTIGHDHPLPVLTAAAAEVEKRLPIHAWVSTVHLLVSRPDSSWTTLTDFPLG; via the coding sequence GTGGAGCCGACGCAGAGCGCCCTCGCCGTGCTGGTCCCGGAAGCCGAACCGGCCGTCGCCGAGCTGCGGCAGCGGCTGGACCGCAGCGCCCCGCGCGGTGTCCCGGCGCACGTCACCGTCCTGTTCCCGTTCCTGCCACCGAACGAGCTGACCGCCCAGGTGCAGGCCGGCATCCGGCACGTGGTCGCCGGGGTACCGCGCTTCTTCCTCACCCTGGACCGGGTCTGCTGGTTCGGTGAGCGGGTGGTGTGGCTGTCGCCGTCCCCAGACGAGCCGTTCCGGGAACTGACCCACCGCCTCGCCGGCCGTTTCCCGCGGGCCCAGCCGTACGGCGGCCAGTTCACCGACGTCGTCCCGCACCTGACGATCGGGCACGACCACCCGCTTCCGGTGCTGACCGCGGCGGCCGCCGAGGTGGAGAAGCGCCTGCCGATCCACGCCTGGGTCAGCACCGTGCACCTGCTGGTCAGCCGCCCCGACTCGTCGTGGACCACGCTGACCGACTTCCCGCTCGGCTGA
- a CDS encoding ABC transporter ATP-binding protein, translating to MTLTAAPTTATTLAVDLDGVRRSFGTVAAVDGLNLRIRPGEVVALLGPNGAGKTTTIDMLLGLSRPDQGTVRVYGRAPQEAVARGLVSAVMQTGGLLKDYTVAETVRLTAVLFGRPRTTVDEMLRRAGIADIGNRLVGKCSGGQQQRLRFAMALLPDPELLILDEPTTGMDVGGRHDFWSAIREDARGGRTVVFATHYLEEADAYADRVVFMRRGRIVADGTAAEVKALASGRTIRATLPGSDEHDLAGIAGVENVEVRGDTVYLHGRDTDAIARHLLTRTSARDLEITSRNLEDAFLTLTGDDE from the coding sequence ATGACACTCACCGCTGCACCGACGACCGCGACGACGCTCGCGGTCGACCTGGACGGGGTGCGCAGGAGTTTCGGCACGGTCGCCGCGGTCGACGGGCTGAACCTGCGCATCCGTCCCGGGGAGGTGGTGGCCCTGCTCGGCCCCAACGGCGCCGGCAAGACCACCACGATCGACATGCTGCTGGGCCTGTCCCGGCCTGATCAGGGCACGGTCCGGGTGTACGGCCGCGCGCCGCAGGAGGCGGTCGCGCGGGGCCTGGTCTCGGCCGTGATGCAGACCGGCGGCCTGCTCAAGGACTACACGGTCGCCGAGACCGTACGCCTGACCGCCGTCCTGTTCGGCCGCCCGCGCACCACCGTGGACGAGATGCTGCGGCGGGCCGGGATCGCCGACATCGGCAACCGGCTGGTCGGCAAGTGTTCCGGCGGCCAGCAGCAGCGGCTGCGGTTCGCGATGGCCCTGCTGCCCGACCCGGAGCTGCTGATCCTGGACGAGCCGACGACCGGCATGGACGTCGGCGGCCGCCACGACTTCTGGTCGGCGATCCGCGAGGACGCGCGCGGCGGCCGTACCGTCGTGTTCGCCACCCACTACCTGGAGGAGGCCGACGCGTACGCGGACCGGGTGGTGTTCATGCGCCGCGGCCGGATCGTGGCCGACGGCACCGCCGCCGAGGTGAAGGCCCTCGCCTCCGGCCGCACTATACGCGCCACCCTGCCCGGCAGCGACGAGCACGACCTGGCCGGCATCGCCGGCGTGGAGAACGTCGAGGTCCGCGGCGACACCGTCTATCTGCACGGACGCGACACCGACGCGATCGCCCGGCACCTGCTCACCCGGACCTCCGCCCGGGACCTGGAGATCACCTCCCGCAACCTCGAAGACGCGTTCCTGACCCTGACAGGGGACGACGAATGA
- a CDS encoding ABC transporter permease, with protein sequence MTTATLPVGMLGLELRRLVRNKRTVIFTLIMPAAFFLLFGTSSGYRTERVGDGNVTGYVLISMAVYGAMLATTGGGAMVSVERAAGWSRQLRLTPLKPAAYVAVKIILAMITGAVSVAVAFAVGAVSGAELPATAWLGCGLLAWACSLVFAAFGLFMGYLLPSENVMQILGPVLALLAFAGGLFVPVDQLGDTFATIAKFTPVYGVGVIARYPLVHDGTLWVGVINVVAWTALFAAGAMWRFRRDTARV encoded by the coding sequence ATGACGACCGCAACCCTTCCGGTGGGCATGCTCGGACTGGAGCTGCGCCGCCTGGTGCGCAACAAACGCACCGTGATCTTCACGCTGATCATGCCGGCCGCGTTCTTCCTGCTGTTCGGCACCAGCTCCGGCTACCGCACCGAGCGGGTCGGCGACGGCAACGTCACCGGGTACGTGCTGATCAGCATGGCCGTCTACGGCGCGATGCTGGCCACCACCGGCGGCGGCGCGATGGTCTCCGTCGAGCGGGCCGCCGGCTGGAGCCGCCAGTTGCGGCTGACCCCGCTGAAACCGGCCGCGTACGTCGCCGTCAAAATCATCCTCGCGATGATCACCGGAGCGGTGTCGGTGGCCGTCGCGTTCGCCGTCGGCGCGGTCAGCGGCGCCGAACTGCCCGCCACCGCCTGGCTCGGCTGCGGCCTGCTGGCCTGGGCCTGCTCGCTGGTGTTCGCCGCGTTCGGCCTGTTCATGGGCTATCTGCTGCCCAGCGAGAACGTCATGCAGATCCTCGGGCCGGTCCTGGCGCTGCTGGCGTTCGCCGGTGGCCTGTTCGTCCCGGTCGACCAGCTCGGCGACACGTTCGCCACGATCGCCAAGTTCACCCCGGTGTACGGGGTCGGCGTGATCGCCCGCTACCCCCTGGTGCACGACGGCACCCTGTGGGTCGGGGTGATCAACGTCGTCGCGTGGACCGCCCTGTTCGCCGCGGGCGCGATGTGGCGCTTCCGCCGCGACACGGCCCGCGTCTAA
- a CDS encoding sensor histidine kinase — MAATRNPPRWGWVFGAVWLFYLSESLTALLRHPSGWQRSAGLAALAGFVVIYVLVLGHLRHVRFGPPAERSSPLIWAGVAAMLVLGALQIPGAGAHALTCLVYVAATAMMGLPRRQGVVVAGLLLVTAEVLLRTMPGWRAAGHGYSLAIVLAAVATAGIRLALDRQRRLVQAQHELAELAVADERARIAADLHDILGHSLTVVTVKAELAQRLLDVDLDRARTELRDLEGLARDALADVRATALGMRGISLPGEIAAAREALAAANVEADLPGAADEVPTRNRELFAWTIREAVTNIVRHAGAEHAAVLLQPDSVEIVDDGRGGAATGNGQGLAGLRRRADEVGATLTAGRRDGTPGFRVRMEAPS, encoded by the coding sequence ATGGCAGCAACAAGGAACCCGCCCCGCTGGGGCTGGGTGTTCGGCGCGGTCTGGCTCTTCTACCTCAGCGAGAGCCTGACCGCCCTGCTGCGTCACCCGTCCGGCTGGCAGCGCAGCGCCGGGCTGGCCGCGCTCGCCGGTTTCGTCGTGATCTACGTGCTGGTGCTCGGCCACCTGCGCCACGTCCGGTTCGGTCCACCGGCCGAGCGGTCCTCGCCGCTCATCTGGGCCGGGGTCGCCGCCATGCTGGTGCTGGGCGCGCTGCAGATCCCGGGCGCCGGCGCGCACGCGCTGACCTGCCTGGTCTACGTGGCGGCCACCGCGATGATGGGCCTGCCGCGCCGGCAGGGCGTCGTGGTGGCCGGGCTGCTGCTGGTCACGGCCGAGGTGTTGCTGCGGACCATGCCGGGCTGGCGGGCCGCCGGGCACGGCTACAGCCTGGCGATCGTGCTGGCCGCGGTGGCCACCGCCGGGATCCGGCTGGCCCTGGACCGGCAGCGCCGCCTCGTGCAGGCCCAGCACGAACTGGCCGAGCTCGCCGTCGCCGACGAGCGGGCCCGCATCGCCGCCGACCTGCACGACATCCTCGGCCACTCGCTGACCGTCGTCACCGTCAAGGCCGAACTCGCCCAGCGGCTGCTCGACGTCGACCTGGACCGGGCCCGCACCGAACTGCGCGACCTGGAGGGCCTGGCCCGCGACGCGCTCGCCGACGTGCGGGCCACCGCGCTGGGCATGCGCGGCATCTCCCTGCCCGGCGAGATCGCCGCCGCCCGCGAGGCCCTCGCGGCGGCGAACGTCGAGGCGGACCTGCCGGGCGCGGCCGACGAGGTGCCCACCCGCAACCGGGAGCTGTTCGCCTGGACGATCCGCGAGGCGGTCACCAACATCGTGCGGCACGCCGGCGCCGAGCACGCCGCGGTGCTGCTGCAACCGGACAGCGTCGAGATCGTCGACGACGGGCGCGGGGGAGCGGCCACCGGGAACGGGCAGGGCCTGGCCGGGCTGCGCCGCCGCGCCGACGAGGTCGGCGCCACCCTGACCGCCGGGCGCCGCGACGGCACCCCGGGATTCCGCGTACGCATGGAGGCGCCCTCGTGA
- a CDS encoding response regulator transcription factor produces the protein MIRLLLADDQALVRGAMAALLDLEADLRVVAEVGRGDEVVPAAQQHEVDVALLDVQMPGLDGIAAARLLRAARPQCRVLMVTTFGRAGYLRQAMAAGADGFVVKDTPARQLADAVRRVHQGLRVVDPALAAQSLAFGDSPLTDRETDVLRAAQDGGTVADIARELALSEGTIRNHLSAAIGKTGARTRAEAVRLAVDNGWLLT, from the coding sequence GTGATCAGGTTGCTGCTCGCCGACGACCAGGCGCTGGTGCGCGGGGCGATGGCCGCCCTGCTGGACCTGGAGGCCGACCTGCGGGTGGTCGCCGAGGTCGGGCGCGGCGACGAGGTGGTCCCGGCCGCTCAGCAGCATGAGGTGGATGTGGCGCTGCTCGACGTACAGATGCCGGGTCTGGACGGGATCGCTGCGGCCCGGCTGCTGCGTGCGGCCCGGCCCCAGTGCCGGGTCTTGATGGTGACCACGTTCGGCCGGGCCGGTTATCTGCGGCAGGCGATGGCGGCGGGCGCCGACGGCTTCGTCGTGAAGGACACTCCCGCCCGGCAACTCGCCGACGCGGTCCGCCGGGTGCATCAGGGGCTGCGGGTCGTGGATCCGGCGCTGGCCGCGCAGAGCCTGGCCTTCGGCGACTCCCCGCTGACCGACCGCGAGACCGACGTGCTGCGCGCCGCCCAGGACGGCGGAACGGTCGCCGACATAGCCCGTGAGCTGGCACTTTCCGAAGGAACCATCCGTAACCATCTGTCCGCGGCGATCGGCAAGACCGGGGCACGTACCCGTGCCGAGGCGGTCCGGCTGGCCGTCGACAACGGGTGGTTACTGACGTAG